The genomic interval CATTAATATTATGTTAGGTAATGGtgagatagttttatatatagtaattaccctTCATTGATTTACGAATAATCTCGACCCACCGTAATACGTCATATGGAGTTTGCTATGGtttgcagcatttgtttcacatatagcctacaaaaaagatgtaatgactttttattagtgacatcaatgtgaaaaagtagttattataatacaaacacatcacctgatagtgtgggttgcggaaatggtgacacaccacctcccaatcctcttcggatatcttatcgtatgggcgTGCTTCTACTTGATCTCCCATTGCCCAAAAATGCTCGTGCATTTTGGAgcaatagctcttaaatttattgcacagttGGACATCCActgccctcttcacatggtcagcCTCGAGAATTTCCATATCGAACTCCTTCTACATAGAtaatacaattagaatgttagaAAGTTATTTGACTAGTacattaaaagtaaaaaaaaaaaaaaaaaggtttgggattacttacaataatgcgcatgtaaagaaccatgcgctgctcctgagtcatTTGTGGCTAGCTGAaggcggtgactggagcatactgtcggcatataatatTGAGCTCCCGGGTCAATGTTGTGCACCAATCGTTAAGCATGGTCGTGTAGCCTGGAAGAATGTTGATCCGAATCCACTGCTTAATCCTCTCCAAGTGCTTCTTTAGCGCcatgttcttcgctgcaccacgAACTAACCTCAccgtggatgtagatgctgaaagaagagttaaattaagaacaacattataatcatacacgtgaataaccatcaatagttgaaatgtaaataaattaatcgtaaccttaccaacgctaCTCATCATGGTCAATAACTCACCCTGCGTATCAGTCGTAGCTGTGGTTTCCATGTCTAGCTGAGGTCCTGATGGCTCATTCAATGGTGGATCAGCCTCATGTGATGACGTAGTTGATAACTTGGAAGGAAGTCAGCCACGGCGGCCTTCTGGTGCCATGTCtacaaaatattagacaagtaaatataagtagtaagaatattagatggatgaataataattatatttttagttatttacacatgttagaTATCGGTATCAttctcactttctaaagtgtcttcctcttcactacagtactcgatccCTATTTCATTTTCcctaaaaactaaggtgtagtcccaagagagggggggggggatgaattgggttttaaattttttttaaaattttttttaattaattctcgacttctttgtttgatttaacaatcacacaaaaacttagttctttttattcaatacacaaccacaacacaaataaacattTAATCAACCATTCAAACAAATTAAACACAaagtaagtaaccaatcaatatatgcttttCAATTCTTTTGCCAATTCTtagcttttcaagaattcaagatatttagtTTGTTTGCAACTTTATAATGAATGAAAGCTTGAATCAAGCCCTTTATTTAagaaatttgtttctcaatttgatattcaacaaaacatcaaTACTCTTCTCAACaacttagacgttaaataaactttcagttaaagagtctttgggtgtttcaccaatcaatgtactcccttatagtgttcgcaaagtatggatcaaccaacataccccctttcggtttctgtaatcccaaaaataaattaagcttgagtttatttaatatctaatccacgtagtgtatatgatttaggaatttaaaacatccacacagtttatatgtgctgaaaataaagagagtaagggaaagagaaagtgagaccaTGATTTTTGCGAGGTTTGGcgtatccccagcctatgtcctcacctttggcaaaccaccaaaggattccactaaattagttcctttgccaggcagaacaacaccattacacactcctttagtaggctagagcctgtcTCTCCAAAATATATCCCCTCACTCAGTCattccttcaattaggctagagcaatTACCTTTCCAAGCGATATCCCTtagcttggtccaatgatccaaaaaCCTTGGACTCATCACAATCTATAAGGgatacaacaaatagatgtgtacaaagagtgctctcagaaagagctgattagtacaattgaaaactaatatacttcaattcaaaaatatcaaaagaatgaagtagaaAGCTCAAGATTTATATCATCGAATTACTTCTCTTGATAAGGATCAAGAACTTAGATTATATGCTTCAGAGAAGACGTGATATACTCAGAAATATCTCAGTGATTTCCCAACAATTCAGTCAGCAATTCAATAGCAAGAAGGCTTTGAGAAagaaagagagctttgagagattattCAATTCTTGGTAAGTTTAATGATCATaacccatgtatttataggcttagaaacacTCTCATTcatgtttcccaagtttacttggagtgcctcccaagtttctaaaaagattagggtacaagaaaattaaatttgaaattaagaagtttgaaaaatctagTCGTTGCTGAACTTTGGTTGCCTGAGGTGCAACTTAAGTCGCCTAAAGTGGGTTTAGGTGTCTCAAGATACAGGGTCAGGCGCTTGAAGCAACACTGCCTGTTCTGTTTTCTTTCAATaaatcttcagtcgcctgaacagttaAAATCTGTTTTCTGCtctctttttcaaaaatgtttggcttttcttgctttcttacttttggaaaacatttttcggggctttaaaataaagtctctaagtccatttatatCCCCCTAATGAGCTTTAtttcattcaaaatgatattttatgcttgaagtacttacatggaGCTTTCCTAAATCATGAAAACTTTCTTGCTTATTGAAATCTTCATGATCATCATTTAACCATTGAGTCCTTTCTTGCTTTGGGTCTCCTTGAGCTTTATCTTGATCACCCCATGACACATCATACACCTTTGAGCTGTCGGTGATCTTTTGATATCTCCTTCGAAGCTTTGTTGGTTTTGTCTTTTTgagtttcctgaaacatcattacttgaacacacaacacattaaacctttccttcatttgttaccataaaaataagaggtgaaagccttgttagcctaacaatctcccccttttgatgatgaaaaataaggagaaaaaattgagaaaaaattttAGAATGCTCCCCCTTACAGTAAGCATAGTATTAAATAGATTCAAGTAATGTTTTTATAAAGTAGTCCAAAACTCAACAAGGTATTTGCAAATCCTTATAacatattataatattgtatatttatcaAGGCATTTATAAAGGCATTTGCATAGCTCATATATTGCATATAGTCATCATTCATAGCATATTGCATATTCAACATTCAGCATTTTTCAGCATACAACAAATATATAACATATAGTCATCATTCATAGCATATTGCATATTCAACGTTCAGCAACATGTAGCATAACAACATAGATATTTTTTGCTATCTAAACCATCTCTCTCCCTTTGACATCATGCAAAAAGGGATACAAAATTGtaatacaacaataacaacaacaacaataaaaccaagccttagtcccactaagtggggtcggctatatgaatccttttcccccaatttatgcgatcatggatcatttatttggatagattcaaggatattaaatccttactcattatctcctcccaagttattttaggtcaacCCCTACCCTTTCCactgccccccacaataactaagttactcttcctcacaagtgcactataaggcctacgttgcaagtgtccataccttctaagtcgtccctcccttatcttatcttcaataggagctacacctaacttaccacgaatatattcattccttaatttatctttcaatgttataccactcatccatctaagcatcctcatcttggcaacttttactttttggatatttcgtttcttcgttgcccaacattccgatccatatatcatagctagtcttatagctgtcctataaaacttccttttcagttttaagggtattctacgatcacatagcacacttgaagcacttctccattttacccaacctgctttaactctatgcattacatcatcttcaatttctccttcagcttgcataatacatccaaggtatcgaaatctacaagtgctatttatttcttcatcatcaagtttaactttgtctccaatattcctcctatcattactaaaattacatttcatatattctgttttatttctacttagccttaagcctctagattccaaatcttctctccataattctaactcagcctctactccatccctagttttgtcaattaatacaatatcatctgcaaacaacgtacaccatggaacctccttttgaatactcttagtcaattggtccatcactaaagcaaaaagataaggactcaaagcagatccttgatgtacacctatggtaattggaaattctctagtttctccatctatagtctttacactagtcattacttcatcgtacatatccttaatgacatcgatatacctacaacatatacccttttttttctaaaacccaccgtagaacttccctaggtatcctatcatatgctttctcaaggtcaataaatatcatatgcaagtcccacttcttttccttaaacttttccattaatcttcttaaaagataaatagcttctgtggtaaatctcccaagcataaaaccaaattgattttctgagatcttcgtttctaaccttaatctttgttcaactactctttcctatagtttcatcgtatgactcataagtttaattccacggaatatctccttaatttttgtatataggaattaaagtgcttttcctccattcatctggcattttcttagtttttacaattgtattaaataaattagttaaccatataattccatgatcacccaagcatttccaaacttcaattgggatgttatctggtcccatggctttcccatttttcatcttttttagtgcaaacttaacttcgttaactctaattttacgaataaatattatatttttagttttttcctcatttgacaattctaagtttaagccttctatttggttttcgttaaacaacttactaaagtaacttcgccatctttctttaataccTTCattcttaaccaagacaatatcatcctcactttttatgcattttacatttcctaagtccttgctcttcctttctctagctttagcaagtttaaatatatctctttccccttcttttgtacctaatctatcatacaaactattaaatgatctatatttagcttcactaatggccctttttgcatattttctttcctccttatatttttcaaagttatctctatttctacatttttgccacgttttataccaaattctttttgtctttatgattttttgtacatctttatcccaccaccaactttctttgctattcgagaatcttcctcttgattcacctaaaatctcttttactatctttttaatagagctagctaatctattccaaagagtatttgtatctatcccatcctctaaggtccaatccccatctttgatcattttatctttaaattttattatattttctccttttaggttccaccatctagttctcctacactggtttattttatcctttttcttccattttttaatacatatatctaacactaagactctatgttgtgtggttaggatttcacttggaataactttacaatccttgcatgataaacgatctaccctcctagttaaaaaaaaatctatttgacttctattttgtccacttttaaaggttattaagtgttcttttcttttcttaaagcaagtattcattatactaaaatcatatgacataacaaagtctaagatcatctccccagactcattttggTCTCCAtgtccatatcctctatgtatcctctcataatttttattatctcttccaacgtgtccattcaaatctcctcctataaatattttctccgtccctggtatgccttgtataatattatccatatcttcccaaaattgtctcttaatattttctgctaagccaacttgaggagcataagcactaatgatatttattatctcttgtcctaataccatcttgatttttataattctatcccttactttagttacatccacaacactatcttttaagtttttgtctataataatgcctactccattcttatgtttttattttccagtgtaccaaagtttaaatcttaatttatcgatttctctagctttctcccccacccacttagtttcttgaaggcaaattatattaattcttcttctaatcattgtattaacaatttccatgcttttactcgtaagtgtccctatagtccaagttgctaatctaatcctagtttcctgaactaacgtctttacctgcccatgtCCAGAaggatgcaggaaccctcgcatatttgacaccgtacccgggtgCTGACATGGTGCGTcacttcggggcgacgacctagcccaccctcgcccacttttcgctacactcgggtggttcaagtgcaacgcgtcgcttgtaggggacgccccagcaaatattcggtaaggattcatatcatagtgatcttacaaattttatgctggctgtcagctacctaacgcaactcTCCTCCTTAGAAGTActatcttcatcatcttcttcttctttggagcCTGCCTTAGAattttcatcttctttttcaGTTTCTTTAGTACCATCATCTTCAGTTTCTTCCTCTTTGTCATCTCCTTCCTTATCTCCTTCATTTTCTTCCTTATCTTCTTCTGAGGAGTCATTACTATGAGGTATGGAGCtggtgtccataggatcaccatgAGAAGAACTAGCTCGTGCCTGTTTAATTCGTGTGAGATGTTGGTCTAAGGAAGAGTAATTTGCCTGAAGAGACTGAAGGCCATTATGCATGTCATGAGTGAAGGATTGAAACTCAGATTAAAAAGACATGAACCAAGAAGGGACTTTAAATGCAGTTCTTTGTGGCTGAGCCTGAGGTGGAGGAGGTGGTACAGCAACTGCCCTTCATTGACTACCTCTTTTGGAACACCAATTCTGTTCTTGtttttcataccccatttgtttgAGGGCAGTAGAGGTAAAATGTTCATACCTAGTCCTCTTAATGAACAAGTCTATTAGTGAAGCGATACttagttttataaaaataagACCGAGAACTCCACTGTAAGGAAGAGTGATTCGAGATGCATCAAacttagcccacatccattttataatAAGGCTAGCTAAGTCAAGTTTCTTCTCCTTTAACAAACACAACATTATGAAACAATCGACATATGAAATATGGTCATAGGATCCGACTTGTGGTAAGATGTTATTAGTGGTGATCTTTTAAAGAATTTGAACTTTCAGGTTGAGTTGTTTATATAGTGGAAGATGCCCAAAGTAAGTTGGATGATGCTCCATGACTAATGGAAAAAATTCTTCCAGTGTAAAATCTTGTTGGAGTATCCATGATTGTCCTAATGTAGGGCATTCAAAGTTTTCGGGAGTGATATTTAGGATGGGTGCTAAGGTTTGAGGCGTAAGAACTATTTTCTTACCCTTTACATCAGTTGATAAGGAATTCTCCCCCTAGGTCATATTTGCGTAGAATATTTTTATCAAGTTTGGAAAGATCCCTTTGGCTTGATACTCAATGAAATTCTtccatttgatttttttaaacaAGGGTAGAATTTCAGGAAATTCGATATTGAAGAACTGAATATCaagtaccttaccaaatattgGTTCACTAGTGAGAAGTCGAGTCCTATAAAGGTGCTTGGATTGAGAGGATACCAACCATCGCTCAATATTGGGATCATCTCTACCTGAGGATGAACAATGGTTTGCTGTGTGCTTAGTTTAAGGCATAGTGAGGATTTGGGGAGTGAACAAATATCGACCAGCAAACCCTAGATTTAGGGGGAAAGATGAGTAATCATGCAAAGCAGCtaggatttgtaggttttggagcaAGGGATTCAAAGAAAAATGGTGAGGAAACTTTGGGTGATTGATGTACCAGAGTTTAGGAGCCTGACATTTAAGAAAAAATAGGGTTTCACGCAATAAATATAAAGGGGATCCGTGACTTCAAGTGTCGAAAGATttagtttggttgcctgaagaaTTTTTGGAATGAATTTTAGCAGGCAGAGGCACTTCGGTCACCTGAGGGTTAGACTTCAGTAGCTTGAAGTaccttcaggagcctgaacttgtagttcggttgaccgaagtatCTAATTTTCTCAAGTCTCTTTGTTTTCTTGATTTGAATCTTTCCTAACTTGTTTCCCTACTGTGTTAAAGTCCAAATTCTCTTTTTAGCATTGCCTTATATAATTTTATTGTTCTCTAAAGGAGAATGGCTTAATATCTTTGACATCCTTGGTTAGGCATTTCATCTAAGTacctatactttcttgggtctgtaCGGTTTGttaaaacttgatttttctttaattctccatacttgttcaATTCTTACATTTTTCCtatttaatggacattcaaattatatgtcccttcttcttacataggtagcatatggcgtcagtgtaagcatttgaagaagtgcttgCATAGTCCTTGGAgacttttgtaaagtaccccatatagaggttcttctttcttgtgttttcaactccattataTCCTATGCCTTCGTTGTTTAAGGAAATTCTTTGTGATcgtatcattttgtcaaagtttttctttccttttgtgaaattgtaaatgatcttttctttatcttcaatttgacttttgagatcaatatctttcttgccatCGATATTCTCTTgcgatttctctaattcttgagacatttttctgattttatcctccaatttagaaatatatttgtttttctcattttccatagtgGATTgggatcgaagatcttctatcaacttttcattcttgctctctagtttcctgattttcaattctttatctttttagaaagatttttagattctaattcttttatcatgtcttcatacttattttccattttcttgatttttgaatctttatcatttttagcaagcttaattgattctagctctttcatcactccatcattcttgtttttcaataatGTGTATTGTTTAGTTATTTTACTTAGCACCTTAtatactttgaatagatcattttgtaactcttcataagatgacatgctttctgTTGGCCTGACTAGGCTTGTCAATctgttttggtgataacaaacaaaggatattttaacttggaatgtttaaattttgatgtttcaggaaaacaagGATCAAGTGTGGACCATCAAGatagataaactaacaagtgatccaaagagaAGCTTAAAATAGCTCATTACTGATCAAAGCATTGGAAAataaagctagctcaagcaaacatCCAAGGGACTTCAAAAGCAAATTGAATGAATATCTCAAACTTAGCATATAAAGTTTTAAGAAAtccaatgtaagtacttcaaagtttaaatatctattgaaatatattttgaagatcTTTAGGGGATCttaatggacttagagacctattcaAAATACCCCagaataagttttataaagaataaaagaaagagagcaaatccttttttattattgaaaaagaaaattcagAAAGCAATCTATTCAGATGCCTGAAGTAacatcttcagatgactgaacttcatgttcagatgactgaagaattactttagatgtctgaagaataagttcatatgtctgaagattttcttgTGAGAAGTAGAAACTAGACgtagcagttcagatgactgaacttggacctcagtcgtctaaacccgaCTCTTCGGTCATCTAAACCCCATCTTcgatcgtctgaccctgtgtctagttcatatttttaaacagcttaggaacttcagatgactgaactcgagtgttcagccatctgaacactattaacgggcagaaattttaaaagttttaatttttaaatatccgttacttgggctccaaactttaaaatcttgggaaacactccaaggaaactttagcaacatggaaacaagtctaattgtctataaatacatggtttactATTGCAAAATACACCAAGTTAAGAAAATTGTTCataagctctcttactctcaaaGTCTCATCTTGTTCATCTCTTGCAATCTGAAAGTGCTATGATTCTGAGATTGTTGTTCATCAATCCCTAAAGTTAtattgctgatttctcatctagagaaaagggagtttggtgaaatctattcctaagcttcaaaagtgtatttcattgtTGATATTTATCTTATGAAGTACataattttgaattgtactaacttgctctttgtgtgagagttctttgtacacaatattcttattgttttttcttttagattttggacaattccaggttgttggatcgttaaCCAAAAGAAGGTATCTTGTatggagaaggcgggctttagcATCAACAaatgagtgattgtaatcggtgttgttccgcccggtaaaggaattgctatagtggaaccctttggtattttgccaagggcgaggacgtaggctgtgttgaagccgaaccttgtaaaatctttttgtctttctttatTCTTTACTTATTACTTTCTGTACAATCTATTTTTTGTGTGTACTAAAGTGCATATAGCggggcttgaaattaaaatcaaagcaaGACTCTTGATATTTGGAAAGTACGTTTTggttaatcatttgcggaaacccaaaaagggagtacgttgattaatctgcggaaatcttgatcaagagaagtacaaacaaagatttcattcaaagaaggTTGCAAACTTCTACAGGGCAGCTGATAAAAGTTTTAAAACTCTTGCTTGTTTGTTTAAACTATTTACTTTAATTGGTtggattgtttattttaatatcaCTATCTTGCAATGTGattactttattttcttgttgtcatGCTAATACAAGTAAGCTtcaaaaagggaataaaattttttaaagaacCTAATTCACCCtactcttgggaagctattc from Malania oleifera isolate guangnan ecotype guangnan chromosome 9, ASM2987363v1, whole genome shotgun sequence carries:
- the LOC131163473 gene encoding uncharacterized protein LOC131163473; translated protein: MHNGLQSLQANYSSLDQHLTRIKQARASSSHGDPMDTSSIPHSNDSSEEDKEENEGDKEGDDKEEETEDDGTKETEKEDENSKAGSKEEEDDEDSTSKEESCVRKLKKTKPTKLRRRYQKITDSSKVYDVSWGDQDKAQGDPKQERTQWLNDDHEDFNKQESFHDLGKLHIVMSPRFLDHWTKLRDIAWKASTSTVRLVRGAAKNMALKKHLERIKQWIRINILPGYTTMLNDCVNPRLAQRSHCRIFIREHTNDDRRSGTDGQAEGCTCFREELANDELLDNRSASSSMRAVARADMERVLRDAESRAKEMVRWIQTVEMENQELKDTVSTVVVENQQLKDMVSTFQA